Proteins from a single region of Budorcas taxicolor isolate Tak-1 chromosome 7, Takin1.1, whole genome shotgun sequence:
- the RACK1 gene encoding receptor of activated protein C kinase 1, whose protein sequence is MTEQMTLRGTLKGHNGWVTQIATTPQFPDMILSASRDKTIIMWKLTRDETNYGIPQRALRGHSHFVSDVVISSDGQFALSGSWDGTLRLWDLTTGTTTRRFVGHTKDVLSVAFSSDNRQIVSGSRDKTIKLWNTLGVCKYTVQDESHSEWVSCVRFSPNSSNPIIVSCGWDKLVKVWNLANCKLKTNHIGHTGYLNTVTVSPDGSLCASGGKDGQAMLWDLNEGKHLYTLDGGDIINALCFSPNRYWLCAATGPSIKIWDLEGKIIVDELKQEVISTSSKAEPPQCTSLAWSADGQTLFAGYTDNLVRVWQVTIGTR, encoded by the exons ATGACTGAACAGATGACCCTTCGTGGTACCCTCAAGGGCCACAACGGCTGGGTGACCCAGATCGCTACCACTCCCCAGTTCCCGGACATGATATTGTCCGCCTCTCGAG ATAAGACCATCATTATGTGGAAGCTGACCAGAGATGAGACCAACTATGGTATCCCACAGCGTGCTCTTCGGGGTCACTCCCACTTTGTTAGTGACGTGGTCATTTCCTCAGATGGCCAGTTTGCCCTCTCAGGCTCCTGGGATGGAACCCTTCGCCTTTGGGATCTCACAAC GGGCACCACCACTCGCCGATTTGTAGGCCATACCAAAGATGTACTGAGTGTGGCCTTCTCTTCTGACAACCGGCAAATTGTCTCTGGCTCCCGAGACAAAACCATCAAACTATGGAATACTCTGGGTGTATGCAAATATACTGTCCAG GATGAAAGCCATTCAGAGTGGGTGTCTTGTGTCCGCTTCTCGCCCAACAGCAGCAATCCCATTATTGTTTCCTGTGGCTGGGACAAGCTGGTCAAG GTATGGAACTTGGCAAATTGTAAGCTGAAGACCAATCACATCGGCCACACAGGCTACCTGAACACTGTGACCGTCTCTCCAGATGGATCCCTCTGTGCTTCTGGAGGCAAG GATGGGCAGGCTATGTTGTGGGACCTCAATGAAGGCAAGCACCTTTACACACTAGATGGTGGGGACATCATCAACGCCCTGTGCTTCAGTCCCAACCGCTACTGGCTCTGTGCTGCCACAGGTCCTAGCATCAAGATCTGG GACTTGGAGGGCAAGATCATTGTAGATGAACTGAAGCAAGAAGTTATCAGTACCAGCAGTAAGGCAGAGCCTCCCCAGTGTACCTCTCTGGCCTGGTCTGCTGATGGCCAG ACACTGTTTGCTGGCTACACAGACAACCTGGTGCGAGTGTGGCAGGTAACCATCGGCACCCGCTAG
- the TRIM52 gene encoding E3 ubiquitin-protein ligase TRIM52 isoform X1 produces the protein MAGSATTPNPLQTLQEEAVCAICLDYFKDPVSIGCGHNFCRGCVTQLWGKEDEQDREEEEDEWEEDEDDDQAVGAIGGWGNSIREVLYQGNADELFQDQEDDEPWVGDGGIRDSMDYVWDQEEDTDYYLGGLRHDLRINVYLQEEEILEEYDEDDEELYPDTHLAPPPAPPRQFTCPQCRKSFKRRSFRPNLQLANMVQIIRQMCPTPNRESRLNDQGICSKHQEALKLYCEVDKEAICVICRESRSHKQHSVVPLDEAVHEYKDSQAEKAMAPHSSTLAWKIPWTEEPGRLQSLRIGHD, from the exons ATGGCTGGCAGTGCCACTACTCCTAATCCCTTGCAGACACTTCAGGAGGAAGCCGTGTGTGCCATCTGCCTAGATTACTTCAAGGATCCCGTGTCCATCGGCTGTGGTCATAACTTTTGCCGAGGGTGTGTGACCCAGCTGTGGGGCAAGGAAGATGAGCaagacagagaggaagaggaagatgaaTGGGAGGAGGACGAGGACGACGACCAGGCAGTAGGGGCCATCGGTGGATGGGGCAACTCCATTCGGGAGGTTTTATACCAGGGGAATGCTGACGAGTTGTTCCAGGACCAAGAGGATGATGAACCCTGGGTCGGTGACGGTGGCATAAGGGACAGCATGGATTATGTGTGGGACCAGGAGGAAGATACGGACTACTACCTGGGAGGCTTGAGACATGACCTGAGAATTAACGTCTACCTGCAAGAGGAGGAGATTTTGGAAGAATACGACGAGGACGACGAAGAGCTCTACCCTGACACTCACCTAGCCCCGCCTCCAGCCCCTCCACGGCAGTTCACTTGCCCCCAATGCCGAAAGAGCTTTAAGCGTCGCAGCTTTCGTCCCAACTTGCAACTGGCGAACATGGTCCAGATAATTCGCCAGATGTGTCCCACTCCTAATCGAGAGAGCCGGTTGAATGATCAGGGCATCTGCTCCAAACACCAGGAAGCTCTGAAACTCTACTGTGAGGTGGACAAAGAGGCCATCTGTGTGATATGTCGAGAATCCAGGAGCCACAAACAGCATAGTGTGGTGCCATTAGACGAAGCGGTACATGAGTACAAG GACTCtcaagcggagaaggcaatggcaccccactccagtactcttgcctggaaaatcccatggacggaggagcctggaagactgcagtcgctgaggatcggacacgactga
- the TRIM52 gene encoding E3 ubiquitin-protein ligase TRIM52 isoform X2: MAGSATTPNPLQTLQEEAVCAICLDYFKDPVSIGCGHNFCRGCVTQLWGKEDEQDREEEEDEWEEDEDDDQAVGAIGGWGNSIREVLYQGNADELFQDQEDDEPWVGDGGIRDSMDYVWDQEEDTDYYLGGLRHDLRINVYLQEEEILEEYDEDDEELYPDTHLAPPPAPPRQFTCPQCRKSFKRRSFRPNLQLANMVQIIRQMCPTPNRESRLNDQGICSKHQEALKLYCEVDKEAICVICRESRSHKQHSVVPLDEAVHEYKEKKMEKLVKPCIPSAAITLRGN; this comes from the exons ATGGCTGGCAGTGCCACTACTCCTAATCCCTTGCAGACACTTCAGGAGGAAGCCGTGTGTGCCATCTGCCTAGATTACTTCAAGGATCCCGTGTCCATCGGCTGTGGTCATAACTTTTGCCGAGGGTGTGTGACCCAGCTGTGGGGCAAGGAAGATGAGCaagacagagaggaagaggaagatgaaTGGGAGGAGGACGAGGACGACGACCAGGCAGTAGGGGCCATCGGTGGATGGGGCAACTCCATTCGGGAGGTTTTATACCAGGGGAATGCTGACGAGTTGTTCCAGGACCAAGAGGATGATGAACCCTGGGTCGGTGACGGTGGCATAAGGGACAGCATGGATTATGTGTGGGACCAGGAGGAAGATACGGACTACTACCTGGGAGGCTTGAGACATGACCTGAGAATTAACGTCTACCTGCAAGAGGAGGAGATTTTGGAAGAATACGACGAGGACGACGAAGAGCTCTACCCTGACACTCACCTAGCCCCGCCTCCAGCCCCTCCACGGCAGTTCACTTGCCCCCAATGCCGAAAGAGCTTTAAGCGTCGCAGCTTTCGTCCCAACTTGCAACTGGCGAACATGGTCCAGATAATTCGCCAGATGTGTCCCACTCCTAATCGAGAGAGCCGGTTGAATGATCAGGGCATCTGCTCCAAACACCAGGAAGCTCTGAAACTCTACTGTGAGGTGGACAAAGAGGCCATCTGTGTGATATGTCGAGAATCCAGGAGCCACAAACAGCATAGTGTGGTGCCATTAGACGAAGCGGTACATGAGTACAAG gagaaaaaaatggagaaactaGTGAAACCTTGCATTCCAAGTGCTGCCATAACTTTGAGAGGAAATTGA